CAGGAGGTGGCCGCCCGGGCCCGCCGGAGGATCGCCGTGCGGGACGGGGTGGTCCGCTCCGACACGGTCACGGCGGGCGGCGACCGGCTCCATGATCGACCGCTGTCCGACCACGAGCGTCGACCTGAGACACTGGACGCCGCTCCCAGCGCGGAGTCCCGGTCCGTGTCCGGAAGCGGCCCGGGGCACCCGTCCGGTGGCTCCGGTGGCGCCGCCGGAGCCACCGGGCGCCTTCCGCGCCTCACCGGGGGCGCGTCGTGAGGGTGGCCGAGGCCTGGCGGGTGGCGCTGGACGCGCTGCGGGCCAACCGGATGCGCAGCGCCCTGACCATGCTCGGCGTGATCATCGGGGTGGCCTCGGTGGTGCTGCTGGTCGCCATCGGCACCGGCACCAAGCAGAAGGTCGAACAGCAGGTCGAGGGGCTCGGCTCCAACCTGCTGCTGGTGGTGCCCGGCAGGATCGACGTGGGCACCGCCCCGGTGGTCTCGCCGCTGACGCTGAAGGACGTCGACGCGGTCTCCCGGGTGGTCGGCGACCCCGGCCGGGTGGCCGTCACCATCGCCTCCGGGGCCACCGCGCGGGCCGGCAACCGGTCGGACTTCACCACCGTGCAGGGGGTGCTGGAGAACACCCCGACGGTCTTCACCCGGTCACTGGCCCGGGGCCGCTACCTCACCGGGGCGGACGTGGACACCAGCCGTCGGGTGGCGGTGCTCGGCTCGTCCGTCGCGAAGGCGCTCTTCCCCGACCGGGATCCGCTCGGCCAGCAGGTCGCGCTGGCCGGCGTGCGGTTCCGGGTCATCGGCGTCTTCGCGCCGCTCGGGCAGAGTCTCGGGGTGGACCGGGACGACGAGGTGCACGTGCCGGTGACCGCGGCGCAGCGGCTCTGGGGCACCCAGCGCATCGACGGCATCGCGGTGAAGGCGCCGGACCGGGAGCGGATCGGCGAGCTGGGCGACCGGATCGTCGCCGAGCTGACCCGGCGACACCCGGACACCGAGTTCAGCGCCGTCACCCAGCAGCAGATCCTCGGCGTGCTGGGCGACATCCTCGGCGTGCTCACCGGCGTGCTGGCCGCCATCGCCGGCATCTCGCTGCTCGTCGGCGGGGTCGGGGTCTCCAACATCATGCTGGTGTCGGTCCGCGAACGGACCCGGGAGATCGGCCTGCGCAAGGCCGTCGGCGCCCGGCCCCGGGACATCGGCGTGCAGTTCCTGCTGGAGGCGGTGCTGCTCACCGCCATCGGCGGGCTGACCGGGATGGCGCTCGGCGTGGGCGGCGCGCTGCTGGTCGACGCTGTCTCGCCGATCCCGGCCGCGATCACCTGGTGGTCGCTGGCGCTCGCCTTCGGGGTCTCCGCCGCCGTCGGCATCGTCTTCGGGGTGGTCCCGGCCCAGCGGGCCGGCCGCCTCGACCCGGTGGTGGCGCTGCACGCCGAGTGAGGTCGGGTGGGCGGTCCCGGCAACGGGACGAGGCGCCCATCGGGGAGGAAAACACCAGGTCAACGCCGGGGAAACCTCGTCCCACCCA
The window above is part of the Micromonospora inositola genome. Proteins encoded here:
- a CDS encoding ABC transporter permease, producing the protein MRVAEAWRVALDALRANRMRSALTMLGVIIGVASVVLLVAIGTGTKQKVEQQVEGLGSNLLLVVPGRIDVGTAPVVSPLTLKDVDAVSRVVGDPGRVAVTIASGATARAGNRSDFTTVQGVLENTPTVFTRSLARGRYLTGADVDTSRRVAVLGSSVAKALFPDRDPLGQQVALAGVRFRVIGVFAPLGQSLGVDRDDEVHVPVTAAQRLWGTQRIDGIAVKAPDRERIGELGDRIVAELTRRHPDTEFSAVTQQQILGVLGDILGVLTGVLAAIAGISLLVGGVGVSNIMLVSVRERTREIGLRKAVGARPRDIGVQFLLEAVLLTAIGGLTGMALGVGGALLVDAVSPIPAAITWWSLALAFGVSAAVGIVFGVVPAQRAGRLDPVVALHAE